DNA from Petropleomorpha daqingensis:
TCCTTCGTGCCCTGGCCGACCGCGGTGTCGTCCATCTCGGCGCGGTGGAAGAAGTTGGTGTCCGTCGGGCCGGGCATCAGCGAGGTGATGGTGACGCCGGTGTCCTTGAGCTCCTCCTGCACGGCTTGCGCGAACGACTGCAGGAACGACTTCGAGGCGTTGTAGACCGGCTGGAACGACCCCGGCATGGTCGAGGCGATCGACGAGGTGATCAGCACCCGGCCCTCGTCGCGGGCGGCCATGTCCCGGAGCACCAGCTTGGCCAGGTGCACGGTCGAGGTGATGTTGAGGTCGATGATCTCCTGGTCGTCGGCCAGGTCGGTGTCGACGAACGCCCCGCCCTGCCCGACGCCGGCGTTGAGGGCGACCGCGTCGAGAGCCCGCCCGCCCGCGGTGGCCGTCGCGTAGAGCTGCCGGACGCCGTCGGGCGTGCGCAGGTCGACCTGCACGGGCTGCACGTCCGCGCCGGTCGAGCGCAGCTCGGCGGCGGCGGTGGAGAGGCCGGGGTCCTCGGCGGAGATCACGAGGTCGAACCCGTTCTCGCCGAACTGGCGGGCCAGCTCCAGCCCGATCCCGCTGGAGGCGCCGGTGACCAGGGCGAGCGGCTTGTTGTCCGGAGACGTCATGCGCTGCGCCCTACCCGGACGGG
Protein-coding regions in this window:
- a CDS encoding SDR family NAD(P)-dependent oxidoreductase, which encodes MTSPDNKPLALVTGASSGIGLELARQFGENGFDLVISAEDPGLSTAAAELRSTGADVQPVQVDLRTPDGVRQLYATATAGGRALDAVALNAGVGQGGAFVDTDLADDQEIIDLNITSTVHLAKLVLRDMAARDEGRVLITSSIASTMPGSFQPVYNASKSFLQSFAQAVQEELKDTGVTITSLMPGPTDTNFFHRAEMDDTAVGQGTKDDPAQVAAQGFAALMDGKNKIVAGSLKTKAQGALNDVLPDRVKAMAHRQMAEPKD